From bacterium, one genomic window encodes:
- a CDS encoding zinc-binding dehydrogenase — MKAVRIHEHGGPEVLRLEERPEPGAGPGQVLVAIKAAGVNQLDTWVRRGVPGHQFPLPITPGADGAGVVAALGPGAQGLAVGDRVAIAPGFACGRCAECLSGRDHYCRHYGIYGESADGTDCELLAVPAANALPLPDALSFEAAAATSLVFLTAWEMLMVKGRVTGADTVLVHAAGSGVSTAAIQIARYAGARVIATASSDEKLARARTLGAAETVNYSDPAWPQTVRALTGKRGCDLIVDHVGADTFPGSLRALAAGGRILCCGASSGAEFSANLRPIFFKNLAIVGSTMGSRGTLPNIYRLVADGTFQAVIDSVLPLAEVAEAHRRIAARRLFGKIVLVP; from the coding sequence GTGAAGGCGGTGCGCATCCACGAACACGGCGGTCCCGAGGTGCTCAGGCTCGAGGAGCGGCCCGAGCCCGGGGCGGGCCCGGGGCAGGTCCTCGTCGCGATCAAGGCTGCGGGCGTGAACCAGCTCGACACCTGGGTGCGCCGCGGTGTGCCGGGCCACCAGTTCCCGCTGCCCATCACGCCCGGTGCAGACGGCGCTGGGGTGGTGGCCGCCCTCGGTCCGGGCGCCCAGGGCCTGGCCGTGGGCGACCGCGTGGCCATCGCGCCCGGCTTCGCCTGCGGCCGCTGCGCGGAGTGCCTCTCCGGACGCGATCACTACTGCCGGCACTACGGCATCTACGGCGAGAGCGCGGACGGCACGGACTGCGAGCTGCTCGCCGTGCCGGCGGCGAACGCGCTGCCCCTGCCGGATGCGCTCAGCTTCGAGGCGGCGGCCGCCACGAGCCTGGTCTTCCTCACCGCCTGGGAGATGCTGATGGTGAAAGGCCGCGTGACGGGCGCGGACACGGTGCTCGTCCACGCGGCCGGCAGCGGCGTCTCGACGGCGGCGATCCAGATCGCCCGCTACGCGGGGGCGCGGGTGATCGCCACGGCGTCCAGCGACGAGAAGCTGGCGCGCGCCCGCACGCTGGGCGCTGCCGAGACCGTGAACTACAGCGACCCGGCCTGGCCGCAGACCGTGCGCGCGCTCACGGGCAAGCGGGGCTGCGACCTCATCGTCGATCACGTCGGCGCCGACACCTTCCCCGGCAGCCTGCGCGCGCTGGCCGCGGGCGGGCGCATCCTCTGCTGTGGCGCGAGCAGCGGGGCCGAGTTCTCGGCCAATCTGCGGCCCATCTTCTTCAAGAACCTGGCCATCGTCGGCAGCACGATGGGCAGCCGCGGCACCCTGCCGAACATCTACCGCCTCGTCGCCGACGGCACCTTCCAGGCCGTGATCGACAGCGTGCTGCCGCTGGCCGAGGTGGCCGAGGCGCACCGGCGGATCGCCGCGCGGCGCCTCTTCGGGAAGATTGTGCTGGTCCCCTAG